Proteins encoded together in one Impatiens glandulifera chromosome 1, dImpGla2.1, whole genome shotgun sequence window:
- the LOC124921758 gene encoding uncharacterized protein LOC124921758 has product MGGDKSTNAHPLTRPVLGDVSNRLGKKGLLIIHSQPGRKFRDGVGHNNVDDKNNDLHFVNKLCQNVEDVVKERCGFKRNIDHNNKGKRACIATPISIEKPEISKLPFVAKEGFTDNLVLSQEGSVGFPIIPTSQDSNTPALERCTLVNEKCLVLQPNIDMFRTCSCSFCVKAAYIWSDLMYMDVKGRISAIQKSQKEAANILAKRNRTNTKGSDILHGSKSSVKCSKLESDLTGQWRSLFHSMEKSLASESNQLESSLVEFKDLREDCKTNLKEIINAIPVRKQ; this is encoded by the exons ATGGGTGGTGATAAATCAACAAATGCACATCCTCTGACACGCCCTGTTCTGGGCGATGTAAGTAATCGCTTAGGGAAGAAAGGGTTGTTAATAATTCACAGCCAGCCAGGACGTAAATTCAGAGATGGAGTCGGTCACAACAATGTTGATGACAAGAACAATGATTTGCATTTTGTCAACAAATTGTGTCAAAATGTGGAGGATGTAGTTAAAGAGAGATGTGGATTCAAGCGCAATATAGATCAcaataacaaaggtaaaagggCTTGTATTGCAACACCCATTTCCATTGAGAAACCAGAAATCTCAAAATTACCATTTGTGGCCAAAGAAGGTTTTACTGACAACTTGGTTTTGAGTCAAGAAGGATCAGTTGGATTCCCTATAATACCAACTTCACAAGATTCAAACACTCCTGCACTTGAAAGATGCACTCTGGTTAATGAGAAATGCTTGGTCCTGCAGCCAAATATTGACATGTTTAGAACTTGCTCTTGTTCATTTTGTGTTAAAG CTGCTTATATTTGGTCGGACCTTATGTATATGGATGTTAAAGGTCGGATCTCAG CCATACAAAAGAGTCAGAAAGAAGCAGCAAACATCTTGGCTAAGAGAAACCGCACTAATACTAAGGGAAGTGATATTCTACATGGTTCAAAAAGTTCTGTTAAATGTTCAAAGTTGGAATCTGATCTCACAGGCCAATGGAGGTCCCTTTTTCACTCCATGGAGAAATCACTAGCTTCTGAATCCAACCAACTT GAAAGTAGTCTGGTGGAATTTAAGGATTTGAGAGAAGAttgcaagacaaatttgaaGGAGATTATTAATGCAATACCTGTGAGAAAACAATAG
- the LOC124922754 gene encoding protein DOWNSTREAM OF FLC-like, whose translation MGRLLVLVSAALLVLSVAVGVSGYRMGHPFKVRGKVYCDTCGRGFETNVTTYIQGATVKIECTDREGLKVKYSVLGLSGLGGEYEMTIQGDRGDDICDAVLVSSPLTDCDEIDTRRSRASIILTRSNGLSSDVRPVNSMGFLLKQPLPICATMFLDTDQ comes from the exons atgggTCGGTTGTTAGTTTTGGTGTCGGCGGCCCTGCTGGTTCTATCGGTGGCGGTGGGTGTGAGCGGTTATCGTATGGGACATCCCTTCAAAGTGAGGGGCAAAGTTTACTGCGACACCTGCGGACGTGGCTTTGAAACCAACGTCACTACCTACATCCAAG GTGCTACGGTTAAGATTGAGTGCACGGATAGGGAGGGTTTGAAAGTGAAGTACTCGGTGTTGGGGTTGAGTGGGTTGGGAGGAGAATACGAGATGACCATCCAAGGCGACCGTGGCGATGACATTTGCGACGCCGTCCTCGTCAGCAGCCCCTTGACTGACTGCGACGAAATTGATACCCGCCGATCAAGGGCCTCAATCATCCTCACCCGTTCTAATGGACTCAGCTCCGACGTCCGTCCTGTTAACTCCATGGGTTTTCTTCTCAAACAGCCTTTGCCAATATGCGCCACCATGTTCCTAGACACTGATCaataa
- the LOC124920958 gene encoding aspartic proteinase-like protein 1 — protein MATPSLLCLVITIILGQCATAAILSSKLIHRFSHEVKTLRVSKGMEELPHHWPSTRNLEYYRLLLDSDVHRQKMKLGPQYQLLFPSEGSKTMSFGNDLAWLHYTWVNIGTPSVSFLVALDTGTDLFWVPCNCVQCARLSAGYYTSLLDKDLNEYNPTGSSTSKVLNCSHQLCEIDRSNCKSPKTCPYTVQYFSEDTISSGVLVEDILHLDSDEDDSSNVSVKVPVIIGCGRKQSGGFLEGAAPDGLLGLGLGNISVPSLLYGSGMVRNSFSVCFNADNSGTIFFGDQGPSSQQITSFLPWDEKYLTYIVAVEDCCIGGSCLVKTDFKAVVDTGTSFTFLPQEMYEKVAKEFDEQINATATSFGESPWKYCYKSSYEETPKIPKVTFKFASNSSLVIRNPAFFIHDNEVLVGFCLAIQPAELDKAIIGQNFLTGYRLVFDRENLKLGWSLSDCKCVDCDDKNMPLNPKDGNPTPLPTNSEQQSAPGGGRATAPVEAGKTPTKSSSSSASTTNPRRQYSWFSMMAMVMVLLLPLSLHLEN, from the exons ATGGCCACTCCTTCCCTACTCTGTCTAGTGATAACAATTATTCTTGGCCAATGTGCCACCGCTGCCATTCTTTCCTCAAAGCTGATTCACAGATTCTCCCACGAAGTCAAAACGCTTAGGGTTTCAAAAGGTATGGAGGAATTACCCCATCATTGGCCGTCGACCAGGAATTTGGAGTATTATCGCTTGCTTCTAGACAGTGATGTCCATAGGCAGAAAATGAAGCTGGGTCCTCAGTATCAACTACTATTCCCGTCCGAAGGAAGCAAGACAATGTCTTTTGGCAACGATCTCGCTTG GTTGCATTACACTTGGGTCAATATAGGGACACCGAGTGTCTCTTTTCTTGTTGCACTGGATACTGGGACTGATCTGTTCTGGGTACCCTGTAATTGTGTTCAGTGTGCTCGTCTGTCAGCTGGTTATTATACTAGTCTTCTG GATAAGGATCTAAACGAGTATAATCCAACCGGATCAAGTACCAGCAAAGTTCTCAATTGCAGTCATCAGTTGTGTGAAATTGATCGTTCAAATTGCAAAAGTCCAAAAACTTGTCCTTATACAGTTCAATACTTCTCTGAAGACACGATTAGCTCAGGAGTTTTAGTCGAAGATATACTGCATCTTGATTCTGATGAAGATGATTCAAGCAATGTCTCTGTCAAGGTTCCTGTTATCATAGG TTGTGGGAGAAAACAGAGCGGTGGATTCTTGGAAGGAGCTGCTCCTGATGGACTTCTCGGGCTTGGACTAGGAAATATTTCAGTCCCGAGTTTGCTATATGGATCGGGAATGGTTCGCAATTCTTTTTCTGTTTGTTTTAACGCTGATAATTCAGGAACTATCTTCTTTGGGGACCAGGGACCTTCTTCCCAGCAAATCACTAGTTTCCTGCCATGGGATGAAAAATA TTTAACCTACATTGTTGCGGTTGAGGATTGCTGTATTGGGGGTTCTTGTCTTGTCAAGACAGACTTCAAAGCAGTGGTTGACACTGGAACATCATTTACATTTCTTCCACAGGAAATGTATGAGAAAGTTGCCAAAGAG TTTGATGAACAAATAAATGCCACAGCAACAAGCTTTGGAGAATCTCCTTGGAAGTATTGCTACAAATCAAG TTATGAAGAAACACCCAAGATTCCTAAAGTGACATTCAAATTTGCATCCAATAGTAGCTTAGTAATTCGTAATCCAGCTTTTTTTATACACGATAATGAG GTACTAGTTGGTTTCTGTTTAGCTATACAGCCCGCAGAGCTGGATAAAGCGATTATTGGAC AGAACTTCTTGACTGGTTACCGGTTAGTGTTCGATAGGGAGAATCTGAAGCTGGGATGGTCTCTTTCTGATTGTAAATGTGTTGATTGTGACGATAAGAACATGCCCTTGAATCCAAAAGATGGAAACCCTACCCCATTGCCTACTAATAGTGAGCAACAGAGTGCTCCAGGAGGAGGGCGTGCAACTGCACCCGTTGAAGCTGGGAAGACGCCAACAAAGTCATCTTCCTCATCTGCATCAACCACGAATCCACGACGACAATACTCATGGTTTTCGATGATGGCGATGGTGATGGTACTACTTCTACCTTTATCTTTGCATCTCGAAAACTGA